The following proteins are encoded in a genomic region of Stutzerimonas balearica DSM 6083:
- a CDS encoding L,D-transpeptidase family protein: MFSRASRVASCLSLATLLLAGHSAALELPLPPEGEDVVGEIQVIKAKYEDTFAALGETYDLGYSELVAANPGVDPWLPGEGTDVILPTRFILPPGPREGVVINLAEFRLYYYPPGKSVVHTYPLGIGREGWGSPVGSTRITAMTPNPAWYPPKSIREEHAAEGDPLPTVVPPGPNNPLGPFKMNLAMSGYLIHGSNKKFGIGMRVSHGCFRMLNHNVLELSRMVGVGTPVRIIDEPYKFGVSDGKVYLEAHAPLESEEKGMTVMDKHAIVINTLLKRDETAGKLNLDWEVVRDVVAGEDGLPIQIAEQHTTVASSEEAPVF; this comes from the coding sequence ATGTTCTCGCGCGCGTCCCGGGTCGCCTCCTGTCTGTCACTTGCTACGTTGCTGCTGGCCGGCCACAGCGCTGCGCTGGAATTGCCGCTGCCACCGGAAGGTGAGGATGTCGTCGGCGAGATCCAGGTGATCAAGGCCAAGTACGAAGACACCTTTGCGGCGCTGGGCGAGACCTATGACCTCGGTTATTCGGAGCTGGTCGCGGCGAACCCGGGGGTCGACCCCTGGCTGCCAGGCGAGGGCACCGATGTGATCCTGCCGACCCGCTTCATTCTGCCGCCCGGCCCGCGCGAGGGCGTGGTCATCAACCTCGCCGAGTTCCGGCTGTATTACTACCCGCCGGGCAAGTCGGTGGTGCATACCTATCCGCTGGGCATCGGTCGTGAAGGCTGGGGTTCGCCGGTGGGCAGCACGCGGATTACCGCCATGACGCCGAACCCGGCGTGGTATCCGCCCAAGTCGATTCGTGAGGAACATGCAGCCGAGGGTGACCCGCTGCCGACCGTCGTGCCGCCTGGCCCGAACAATCCGCTGGGGCCGTTCAAGATGAACCTGGCCATGTCCGGCTATCTCATTCACGGATCGAACAAGAAATTCGGTATCGGCATGCGCGTGAGCCACGGCTGCTTCCGCATGCTGAACCATAACGTGCTGGAGCTTTCGCGGATGGTCGGCGTCGGCACGCCGGTGCGGATCATCGATGAGCCGTACAAGTTCGGCGTCAGCGACGGCAAGGTCTACCTCGAGGCGCACGCCCCGCTGGAAAGCGAAGAGAAGGGCATGACGGTGATGGACAAGCACGCGATCGTCATCAATACCCTGCTCAAGCGTGACGAAACGGCTGGCAAGCTCAATCTGGACTGGGAAGTGGTGCGCGATGTGGTCGCCGGTGAGGACGGCTTGCCGATCCAGATCGCCGAGCAACACACCACCGTGGCGAGTTCCGAAGAAGCCCCGGTGTTCTAA
- a CDS encoding putative 2-dehydropantoate 2-reductase → MASGHSRIGIIGTGAIGGFYGLMLARAGQDVHFLLRSEYAAVTARGLRVESQVHGALQLDSVQAYRQAADMPPCDWLFVAAKTTSNAALAPAIVQAAAPGAKVVLLQNGLGVEDALRPLLRDDMHLLGGLCAICAHRAEPGVVVHQALGAVNLGYHTGPADAEQRQRIVDEGVALFRAAGIDSTGMPSLAQARWMKLIWNAAFNGLSVLLDADTRTLLRNDDSRELVRLVMQEVEGAAQACGYTLPPAITEKMLQGTAAMPDYLPSMYHDRRAHRPMELEAIYAVPLAQAAQAGYAMPRTEVLYRALCFLDAAAQPPG, encoded by the coding sequence ATGGCATCAGGGCATTCGCGCATTGGAATCATCGGCACCGGCGCCATCGGCGGGTTCTACGGGCTGATGTTGGCAAGGGCCGGGCAGGACGTGCATTTCCTGCTGCGCAGCGAGTATGCGGCGGTCACCGCCCGGGGGCTGCGGGTCGAGAGCCAGGTTCATGGAGCGCTACAGCTGGATTCGGTACAGGCCTACCGCCAGGCTGCGGACATGCCGCCGTGCGATTGGTTGTTCGTAGCCGCCAAGACGACCTCTAATGCCGCTCTGGCGCCGGCAATCGTGCAGGCAGCGGCGCCGGGGGCCAAGGTGGTCTTGCTGCAAAACGGGCTTGGTGTCGAAGACGCCCTGCGCCCCCTGTTGCGTGACGACATGCACCTGCTCGGTGGGCTCTGCGCGATCTGCGCCCACCGCGCCGAGCCCGGCGTCGTCGTGCATCAGGCCCTGGGCGCGGTCAATCTCGGCTATCACACCGGGCCAGCGGACGCCGAACAACGCCAGCGGATCGTCGACGAAGGTGTTGCGTTGTTCAGGGCGGCTGGAATCGACTCGACAGGCATGCCGAGCCTGGCGCAGGCACGCTGGATGAAGCTGATCTGGAACGCAGCCTTCAATGGCCTGTCGGTCTTGCTCGATGCCGACACGCGTACCCTGCTGCGCAACGACGACAGCCGTGAACTCGTCCGGCTGGTCATGCAGGAGGTCGAGGGAGCTGCACAGGCGTGCGGCTACACATTGCCGCCGGCAATCACGGAAAAGATGCTGCAAGGGACCGCTGCGATGCCTGACTACCTGCCGAGCATGTATCACGATCGTCGGGCGCATCGGCCGATGGAGCTCGAGGCCATTTATGCCGTGCCGTTGGCGCAGGCTGCGCAGGCCGGTTATGCGATGCCGCGAACCGAAGTGCTTTACCGGGCCCTGTGTTTCCTGGATGCAGCCGCCCAGCCGCCGGGCTGA
- the pabB gene encoding aminodeoxychorismate synthase component I — MNLCTLDPLPYLPDPAAYFERVREAPGAILLDSGRPVAQRGRYDLISAWPLETLSPLPDENAAAFFVRLRLALARLGPAQLPAGVELPFAGGLIGLLAYDFGRRVEVLPAQAVDDLGARDAQLGLYSWAVTTDHATQRSYLVCHPRLAADERRRLLALFGDKANTPDATASFELSEPFRADLTAERYRAAIERIQQYIRDGDCYQVNFAQRFQASYHGQPWQAYRALRQACPTPFAGFLSFEQGAIASLSPERFLSVVDGQVETRPIKGTRRRMPESGADAAAAAELLAADKDRAENLMIVDLLRNDLGRSCRTGSVRVPELFALESYPNVHHLVSAVRGELAAGKDALDLLAGSFPGGSITGAPKIRAMQIIDELEPTRRSIYCGSLLYLDVRGRMDSSIAIRTLLFSEQRVYCWGGGGIVADSNWQAEYQESLDKVNILLRTLEAAGR; from the coding sequence ATGAATCTCTGCACCCTCGACCCCCTGCCCTACCTGCCCGACCCGGCGGCCTACTTCGAGCGAGTCCGCGAAGCGCCGGGAGCGATCTTGCTGGACTCGGGCCGGCCGGTCGCACAGCGCGGGCGCTACGACCTGATCAGCGCCTGGCCGCTGGAGACGCTCAGCCCACTCCCCGACGAAAATGCAGCAGCCTTCTTCGTGCGCCTTCGCCTCGCGCTGGCGCGCCTCGGCCCGGCGCAATTGCCCGCAGGCGTCGAGTTGCCCTTCGCCGGGGGGCTGATCGGCCTGCTGGCATACGATTTCGGCAGGCGCGTCGAGGTGTTGCCCGCCCAGGCGGTCGATGACCTCGGTGCGCGCGACGCCCAGCTGGGCCTGTATAGCTGGGCGGTTACCACCGATCATGCAACCCAGCGCTCTTATCTGGTCTGTCACCCGCGCCTGGCGGCGGACGAGCGTCGGCGATTGCTGGCACTTTTTGGCGACAAGGCGAATACGCCAGACGCAACAGCATCCTTCGAGCTGAGCGAGCCCTTCCGCGCCGACCTCACGGCCGAGCGATACCGCGCGGCGATCGAGCGCATCCAGCAGTACATCCGCGACGGCGACTGCTATCAGGTCAACTTCGCCCAGCGCTTCCAGGCGTCTTATCACGGGCAGCCCTGGCAGGCTTACAGAGCGCTACGTCAGGCGTGCCCAACGCCCTTCGCCGGGTTTCTCTCGTTCGAACAGGGTGCTATCGCCAGCCTGTCGCCGGAGCGTTTCCTGAGTGTTGTCGATGGTCAGGTGGAAACCCGGCCGATCAAGGGCACACGTCGGCGCATGCCCGAATCCGGTGCGGACGCCGCTGCCGCTGCCGAACTCCTGGCGGCCGACAAGGATCGCGCCGAAAACCTGATGATCGTGGACCTGCTGCGCAATGACCTTGGGCGCAGCTGCCGCACCGGCAGCGTTCGGGTGCCGGAGCTGTTCGCCTTGGAGAGCTACCCGAACGTCCACCACCTGGTCAGTGCAGTGCGCGGCGAACTGGCCGCCGGCAAGGACGCACTCGACCTGCTCGCGGGCAGCTTTCCGGGCGGCTCGATCACCGGGGCGCCGAAAATCCGGGCCATGCAGATCATTGACGAGCTCGAACCCACTCGCCGCTCGATCTACTGCGGCTCGCTCCTGTATCTGGACGTCCGCGGCCGGATGGACAGTTCGATCGCCATCCGCACCTTGCTGTTCAGCGAGCAACGTGTCTATTGCTGGGGTGGCGGCGGCATCGTTGCCGACTCCAACTGGCAGGCCGAGTATCAGGAATCGCTGGACAAGGTAAACATTCTGCTGCGGACGCTGGAAGCGGCCGGCCGCTGA
- a CDS encoding alpha-L-glutamate ligase-like protein has translation MFGLIKTWKALSAKGIMGINRRNADYVLKYNKRSLYPIVDDKIITKQRAIEAGIHVPEMYGIIETEKDIDKLKDIVKDHTDFVVKPAQGAGGDGILVIADRFEGRYKTVSGKILSHDEIEHQISNILTGLYSLGGHRDRALIEYRVTPDPIFKSISYEGVPDIRIIVLMGYPVMAMLRLPTRQSGGKANLHQGAIGVGVDLATGITLRGTWLNNKITKHPDTTNAVDGVQLPNWDGFMKLAAGCYELCGLGYIGVDMVLDVDKGPLILELNARPGLNIQIANDCGLTHRAQAVEARVAELKEKGIQETPEERVRFSQELFGHVPQRD, from the coding sequence ATGTTCGGTCTGATCAAGACGTGGAAGGCCCTGTCTGCCAAGGGCATCATGGGCATCAACCGCCGCAACGCGGACTACGTGCTCAAGTACAACAAGCGCAGCCTGTACCCGATCGTCGATGACAAGATCATCACCAAGCAGCGTGCGATCGAGGCCGGCATCCATGTTCCGGAGATGTACGGGATCATCGAGACCGAGAAGGACATCGACAAGCTCAAGGACATCGTCAAGGACCACACCGATTTCGTCGTCAAGCCGGCCCAGGGTGCCGGCGGCGACGGCATCCTGGTGATCGCCGACCGCTTCGAGGGTCGCTACAAGACGGTTTCGGGCAAGATCCTGTCGCACGACGAAATCGAGCATCAGATCTCCAACATCCTCACCGGCCTCTACTCGCTGGGCGGGCACCGCGACCGCGCGCTTATCGAATATCGCGTCACCCCGGACCCGATCTTCAAGAGCATCAGCTACGAAGGCGTACCGGACATTCGCATCATCGTGCTGATGGGCTATCCGGTGATGGCCATGCTGCGCCTGCCGACCCGGCAGTCCGGGGGCAAGGCCAACCTGCACCAGGGTGCGATCGGGGTCGGCGTGGACCTGGCCACCGGCATCACGCTGCGCGGCACCTGGCTGAACAACAAGATCACCAAGCATCCGGACACCACCAACGCGGTGGACGGCGTGCAGCTACCCAACTGGGACGGTTTCATGAAACTGGCTGCCGGTTGCTACGAGCTGTGCGGCCTTGGCTACATCGGTGTCGACATGGTGCTCGATGTCGACAAGGGCCCGTTGATTCTCGAACTCAACGCTCGCCCGGGCCTGAACATCCAGATTGCCAATGACTGCGGCCTCACGCACCGCGCGCAGGCTGTGGAAGCGCGCGTCGCGGAGCTGAAGGAAAAGGGCATCCAGGAAACGCCGGAAGAGCGGGTACGCTTTTCGCAAGAACTGTTCGGCCACGTGCCGCAGCGCGATTGA
- the cysB gene encoding HTH-type transcriptional regulator CysB — MKLQQLRYIWEVAHHDLNVSATAQSLFTSQPGISKQIRLLEDELGVEVFARSGKHLTRVTPAGERIITTAGEILRKCESIKQIAQEFSNEKKGTLSIATTHTQARYALPRVISAFIKQYPDVALHMHQGTPTQIAEMAADGTVDFAIATEGLELFGDLVMMPCYRWNRCVIVPQGHPLAKLDKLTLEALAEHPIVTYVFGFTGRSKLDEAFSHRGLAPKVVFTAADADVIKTYVRLGLGVGIVARMAVDAQQDADLVALDASELFESSVTKIGFRRGTFLRGFMCDFIQQFAPHLDRKVVEQAIQCRNKADLDALFEHVELPTY; from the coding sequence ATGAAGCTGCAGCAACTGCGTTACATCTGGGAAGTGGCGCACCATGACCTCAACGTCTCGGCAACCGCACAGAGCCTGTTCACCTCGCAGCCGGGTATCAGCAAGCAGATCCGCCTGCTGGAGGACGAACTCGGTGTCGAGGTGTTCGCGCGTAGCGGCAAGCACCTGACACGCGTGACGCCGGCCGGCGAGCGCATCATCACCACGGCTGGCGAGATCCTGCGCAAGTGCGAGAGCATCAAGCAGATCGCCCAGGAATTCTCCAACGAAAAGAAGGGCACGTTGAGTATCGCGACGACGCACACGCAGGCGCGGTACGCGCTGCCGCGCGTGATCAGCGCGTTCATCAAGCAGTACCCGGACGTGGCGTTGCACATGCATCAGGGTACGCCCACGCAGATCGCCGAAATGGCGGCCGACGGCACCGTCGATTTTGCCATTGCCACCGAAGGGCTGGAGCTGTTCGGAGATCTGGTGATGATGCCGTGCTATCGCTGGAACCGTTGCGTAATCGTCCCGCAGGGGCATCCGCTGGCCAAGCTCGACAAACTCACGTTGGAGGCGCTGGCCGAGCATCCGATCGTGACCTATGTGTTCGGCTTCACCGGACGCTCGAAACTGGATGAAGCGTTCAGCCATCGCGGCCTGGCGCCAAAAGTGGTGTTCACCGCGGCGGATGCGGACGTGATCAAGACCTACGTTCGCCTGGGCCTTGGCGTGGGCATCGTGGCGCGGATGGCGGTCGATGCTCAGCAGGATGCCGACCTGGTGGCGCTCGATGCCAGCGAGCTGTTCGAGTCGAGCGTCACCAAGATCGGCTTTCGACGCGGCACCTTCCTGCGTGGCTTCATGTGCGACTTCATCCAGCAGTTCGCGCCGCACCTGGATCGCAAGGTGGTCGAGCAGGCCATTCAGTGTCGGAACAAGGCGGATCTCGACGCCCTGTTCGAACACGTCGAGTTGCCCACCTACTGA
- a CDS encoding arylesterase — protein sequence MRMWLKGGVLALVLWAQNALAGTVLVVGDSISAAFGLETEQGWVQLLRERLAETGKEHAVVNASVSGDTSAGGLSRLDSLLAEHRPQVVIIELGGNDGLRGQAPAQLQQNLARMVDKSRQAGAEVLLLGMQLPPNYGRRYTEAFAEVFSQVAQDKQVALVPFFLEGVGGVASMMQPDGIHPAARAQARLLQNVWPALEPLL from the coding sequence ATGCGAATGTGGCTCAAGGGTGGCGTGCTGGCGCTGGTGCTGTGGGCTCAGAATGCCCTGGCCGGCACGGTACTGGTGGTGGGCGATAGTATCAGCGCCGCTTTTGGCCTGGAAACCGAGCAAGGCTGGGTGCAGCTGCTGCGCGAGCGCCTCGCCGAAACCGGCAAGGAGCACGCGGTGGTCAATGCCTCGGTCAGCGGCGACACCAGCGCTGGCGGGCTTTCCAGGCTCGATTCGCTGCTCGCCGAGCACCGTCCGCAGGTGGTGATCATTGAGCTCGGCGGCAACGATGGGTTGCGTGGACAGGCCCCGGCGCAATTGCAACAGAATCTTGCCCGCATGGTCGACAAATCCCGCCAGGCCGGCGCCGAAGTACTGCTGCTCGGCATGCAATTGCCGCCCAACTATGGCCGTCGATATACCGAAGCGTTCGCCGAAGTGTTTTCGCAGGTGGCGCAGGACAAGCAGGTCGCACTTGTGCCGTTCTTTCTCGAGGGCGTCGGCGGCGTCGCTTCGATGATGCAACCCGATGGCATTCACCCGGCCGCACGGGCACAGGCCCGGCTGCTGCAAAATGTCTGGCCGGCGCTCGAACCGCTGCTATAG
- a CDS encoding Lpp/OprI family alanine-zipper lipoprotein, translating to MNNVLKFSALALAAVLATGCSNSMTKESEARLTATEDAAARAQARADEAYSKADEALAAAQKAQQTADEANERALRMLERASRK from the coding sequence ATGAACAACGTTCTGAAATTCTCTGCTCTGGCTCTGGCCGCAGTTCTGGCTACCGGTTGCAGCAACAGCATGACCAAAGAAAGCGAAGCTCGCCTGACCGCGACCGAAGACGCTGCCGCTCGCGCCCAGGCTCGCGCTGACGAAGCGTACAGCAAGGCTGACGAAGCCCTGGCCGCTGCTCAGAAGGCTCAGCAGACCGCTGACGAAGCCAACGAGCGCGCTCTGCGCATGCTGGAACGCGCCAGCCGCAAGTAA
- a CDS encoding ABC transporter ATP-binding protein: MSGSILIARHLSKVVSSAEGELRILDDLSLELASGDSLAIVGASGSGKSTLLGLLAGLDLPSAGEVLLAGHALERLDEDERARVRGAHVGFVFQSFQLLESLTAEENVMLALELKGAQHARRQAVELLERVGLGLRLHHYPRQLSGGEQQRVALARAFAAQPELLFADEPTGNLDSQTGAHIIELMFELNRERGTTLVLVTHEERLARRCRRVLRLEGGREVRDEVTQ; encoded by the coding sequence ATGAGCGGCAGCATTCTCATCGCCCGGCACCTTAGCAAAGTGGTCTCCAGCGCGGAAGGCGAGCTGCGGATCCTTGACGACCTGTCGCTGGAGCTGGCAAGCGGCGACAGCCTGGCCATCGTCGGCGCGTCCGGCTCGGGCAAGTCGACACTGCTCGGTCTGCTGGCTGGCCTGGATTTGCCCAGTGCCGGCGAAGTGCTGCTGGCCGGCCACGCGCTCGAACGCCTCGACGAAGATGAGCGCGCCCGCGTGCGCGGCGCCCATGTCGGCTTCGTCTTTCAGTCGTTCCAGTTGCTCGAGAGCCTGACCGCCGAAGAAAACGTCATGCTCGCCCTGGAGCTCAAAGGGGCACAGCATGCGCGCAGGCAGGCGGTCGAACTGCTCGAGCGGGTCGGCCTCGGCCTGCGTCTGCACCACTATCCGCGTCAGCTGTCGGGCGGCGAACAGCAGCGCGTCGCGCTCGCGCGCGCCTTCGCCGCGCAACCTGAGCTGCTGTTCGCAGACGAGCCGACCGGCAATCTCGACAGCCAGACCGGCGCGCACATCATCGAACTGATGTTCGAGCTCAACCGCGAGCGCGGCACTACCCTGGTCCTGGTTACGCACGAAGAGCGTTTGGCACGCCGGTGCCGACGAGTCTTGCGCCTGGAGGGTGGTCGCGAGGTTCGCGACGAGGTGACGCAATGA
- a CDS encoding phosphoadenylyl-sulfate reductase: MNHQPIDVAALAERYASKSPQEILKLAFDLFGDDLWISFSGAEDVVLVDMAWKLNKNVRVFSLDTGRLHSETYRFIEQVRDHYGIAIDIRTPDPQLLEPMVREKGLFSFYRDGHGECCGIRKIEPLRRKLSEVRAWATGQRRDQSPGTRSQVPVLEVDGAFSTAEHPLYKFNPLAQMSSEEVWGYIRMLEVPYNSLHERGFISIGCEPCTRPVLPNQHEREGRWWWEEATHKECGLHAGNLIAKT; encoded by the coding sequence ATGAACCACCAACCGATCGATGTAGCTGCATTGGCTGAGCGTTACGCCAGCAAGTCGCCACAGGAAATCCTCAAGCTCGCCTTCGATCTGTTCGGCGACGATCTCTGGATATCCTTCAGCGGTGCCGAAGACGTCGTATTGGTGGACATGGCCTGGAAGCTGAACAAAAACGTTCGGGTCTTCAGCCTCGACACCGGTCGCCTGCACAGCGAGACCTACCGGTTCATCGAACAGGTGCGCGACCACTATGGCATTGCCATCGACATCCGCACGCCCGATCCGCAATTGCTCGAGCCAATGGTCCGGGAAAAAGGCCTGTTCAGCTTCTATCGCGACGGCCATGGCGAATGCTGTGGCATCCGCAAGATCGAGCCGCTACGCCGCAAGCTTTCGGAAGTCCGCGCCTGGGCGACCGGCCAGCGCCGCGACCAGAGCCCCGGCACCCGCAGCCAGGTGCCGGTACTCGAGGTCGACGGCGCCTTCTCGACGGCCGAGCACCCGCTCTACAAGTTCAATCCGCTGGCGCAGATGAGCAGCGAGGAAGTCTGGGGTTATATCCGCATGCTGGAGGTCCCCTACAACAGCCTCCACGAGCGGGGTTTCATCAGCATCGGCTGCGAGCCCTGCACCCGGCCGGTGCTGCCCAACCAGCACGAACGCGAAGGCCGCTGGTGGTGGGAAGAAGCGACCCACAAGGAATGCGGCCTGCACGCCGGCAATCTGATCGCCAAGACCTGA
- the thrH gene encoding bifunctional phosphoserine phosphatase/homoserine phosphotransferase ThrH, translating into MEIACLDLEGVLVPEIWIAFAEATGIESLRATTRDIPDYDVLMKQRLRILDEHGLKLSDIQQVIGTLKPLEGAVEFVDWLRERFQVVILSDTFYEFSQPLMRQLGFPTLLCHRLITDESDRVVDYQLRQKDPKRQSVIALKSLYYRVIAAGDSYNDTTMLAEAHAGILFHAPDNVIREFPQFPAVHTYEDLKQEFLKASNRKLAL; encoded by the coding sequence GTGGAAATAGCCTGTCTCGACCTGGAAGGCGTACTGGTTCCGGAGATCTGGATTGCCTTTGCCGAGGCCACCGGAATCGAGTCGCTCCGGGCGACCACGCGTGACATTCCCGACTACGACGTGCTGATGAAGCAGCGCCTGCGCATTCTCGACGAGCACGGCCTGAAGCTGTCGGACATCCAGCAGGTCATCGGTACCCTGAAGCCGCTGGAAGGGGCGGTAGAGTTCGTCGACTGGCTGCGCGAGCGCTTCCAGGTCGTGATCCTGTCCGACACCTTCTATGAATTTTCCCAGCCGCTGATGCGTCAGCTCGGCTTTCCGACGCTGCTGTGCCATCGGTTGATCACCGATGAGAGCGACCGGGTCGTCGATTACCAGCTGCGCCAGAAGGATCCCAAGCGCCAGTCCGTCATCGCCCTGAAGAGCCTGTATTACCGCGTCATCGCAGCGGGCGACTCGTACAACGACACCACAATGCTTGCCGAGGCGCATGCCGGCATCCTGTTCCATGCGCCGGACAACGTGATCCGTGAATTTCCGCAGTTCCCGGCGGTGCACACCTACGAGGACCTCAAGCAGGAATTCCTCAAGGCCTCGAACCGCAAGCTGGCGCTCTAA
- a CDS encoding GNAT family N-acetyltransferase: protein MTDALTIRHDRDGHRFETVIDGHMAYLAYVDLGKQTLDIYRTFVPDALRGRGIAAALAQRALDFAEEEGYSVIPSCSYVEWYMERQGLSSAGEGAE from the coding sequence ATGACCGATGCATTAACCATTCGCCACGACCGCGACGGACATCGCTTCGAGACGGTGATCGACGGGCACATGGCTTATCTCGCCTACGTCGATCTCGGCAAACAGACGCTGGATATCTATCGGACTTTCGTGCCGGACGCGCTACGCGGAAGGGGGATTGCCGCTGCCTTGGCGCAACGGGCGCTCGATTTTGCCGAGGAGGAAGGCTACAGCGTTATCCCGTCCTGCTCGTACGTGGAGTGGTACATGGAGCGTCAGGGGCTGAGCAGCGCAGGCGAGGGCGCAGAATGA
- a CDS encoding 3-deoxy-7-phosphoheptulonate synthase, whose translation MAELPIDDLNVSSNETLITPEQLKRELPLTDAAAKTVAHGRQVVRDILDGKDHRLFLVVGPCSIHDLKAAHEYAERLKALAEQVSDSLFLVMRVYFEKPRTTVGWKGLINDPYMDDSFKIQDGLHIGRKLLLDLAEMGLPTATEALDPISPQYLQDLISWSAIGARTTESQTHREMASGLSSAVGFKNGTDGSLTVAINALQSVSSPHRFLGINQSGGVSIVTTKGNSYGHVVLRGGNGKPNYDSVSVALCEQELKKAGIPLNVMIDCSHANSNKDPALQPLVMDNVANQILEGNQSIVGLMVESHLGWGNQPIPKDLSQLKYGVSVTDACIDWDTTEKAVRSMHGKLKSVLPQRQRNRT comes from the coding sequence ATGGCTGAGCTACCAATCGACGATCTCAACGTTTCCTCCAACGAAACCCTGATCACCCCTGAACAGCTGAAGCGCGAGCTGCCGCTGACCGACGCAGCTGCCAAGACCGTGGCACACGGGCGCCAGGTGGTGCGTGACATCCTCGATGGCAAGGACCACCGCCTGTTCCTCGTCGTGGGTCCGTGCTCCATCCACGACCTGAAAGCTGCACACGAATACGCTGAACGTCTGAAAGCGCTCGCCGAGCAGGTTTCCGACAGCCTGTTCCTGGTCATGCGTGTCTACTTCGAAAAACCGCGGACGACGGTCGGCTGGAAGGGGCTGATCAACGACCCCTACATGGATGACTCCTTCAAGATTCAGGATGGCCTGCACATCGGCCGCAAGCTGCTGCTGGATCTCGCCGAGATGGGCTTGCCCACCGCGACCGAAGCGCTGGACCCGATCTCCCCGCAGTATCTGCAGGACCTCATCAGCTGGTCGGCCATCGGCGCACGCACCACCGAATCCCAGACGCATCGGGAGATGGCCTCCGGCCTGTCCTCGGCAGTCGGTTTCAAGAACGGGACCGATGGCAGCCTCACGGTAGCCATCAATGCCCTGCAGTCGGTCTCCAGCCCACATCGTTTCCTGGGCATCAACCAATCTGGCGGCGTCTCCATCGTCACCACCAAGGGCAACAGCTACGGTCACGTGGTGCTGCGCGGCGGCAACGGCAAGCCCAATTACGACTCGGTCAGCGTCGCGCTTTGCGAGCAGGAACTGAAGAAGGCGGGGATCCCGCTGAACGTGATGATCGACTGCAGCCACGCCAACTCCAACAAGGATCCGGCACTGCAGCCGCTGGTGATGGACAACGTCGCCAACCAGATCCTCGAGGGCAACCAGTCGATCGTCGGCCTGATGGTCGAAAGCCATCTGGGCTGGGGCAACCAGCCGATCCCCAAGGATCTGTCGCAACTGAAGTACGGCGTCTCGGTCACCGACGCCTGCATCGACTGGGATACTACCGAGAAGGCTGTACGCTCGATGCACGGCAAGTTGAAGTCGGTGCTGCCGCAGCGGCAACGCAATCGCACCTGA